From one Marinobacter sp. LV10MA510-1 genomic stretch:
- a CDS encoding succinylglutamate desuccinylase/aspartoacylase family protein produces MARAPFEIAGIQVQPGTRQTIEVQVAKLYTHTPLHISVEIVHGRREGPVLMVCGAIHGDEINGVEIVRRVLINTALRNLRGTLVAVPIVNIFGFVQRSRYLPDRRDLNRCFPGSESGSLGGRIAYLLRTQIMEHVTHIIDLHTGAIHRFNLPQIRAELKTPETARMAQAFAAPVIIDASLRDGSLRAYADSQNIPVITYEGGEALRFDEVVIASGVKGVLRVMRELEMTPAKKSVKPPRKRSEVAASSQWVRADIDGIMRPVAKLGQKIRKGQKLAMVADPFGASETAIISPCSGIVICVNNLPLVNEGEAIYHIARFDELGEAEKAMDYFRDSMESEVSEAVLPVHPWDELQK; encoded by the coding sequence ATGGCACGAGCTCCCTTTGAAATTGCCGGCATTCAGGTTCAGCCCGGCACCCGCCAGACCATAGAAGTTCAGGTGGCCAAACTCTACACCCACACGCCCTTGCACATTTCGGTGGAGATTGTGCACGGCCGCCGCGAAGGCCCGGTACTGATGGTGTGTGGCGCCATTCACGGCGATGAAATCAACGGCGTGGAAATTGTGCGCCGGGTGCTGATCAACACCGCACTGCGTAATTTGCGCGGCACCTTGGTAGCCGTGCCCATTGTTAATATCTTTGGCTTTGTGCAGCGCAGCCGCTACCTGCCAGACCGGCGTGATCTGAACCGCTGTTTTCCCGGTAGCGAAAGCGGCTCTTTGGGCGGGCGTATTGCGTACTTGCTACGCACCCAGATTATGGAGCACGTTACCCACATTATTGACCTGCACACCGGTGCCATACATCGTTTTAATCTGCCACAGATTCGCGCCGAGCTAAAAACCCCTGAAACCGCCCGCATGGCCCAAGCCTTCGCGGCGCCGGTGATTATAGACGCAAGCCTGCGCGACGGCAGCCTGCGTGCCTACGCCGATTCGCAGAATATTCCAGTGATTACCTATGAGGGCGGTGAAGCTCTGCGCTTTGACGAAGTAGTCATCGCAAGTGGTGTTAAAGGCGTGCTGCGGGTAATGCGTGAGCTGGAAATGACCCCGGCCAAAAAGAGTGTAAAGCCGCCTCGCAAACGCTCAGAAGTCGCGGCCAGCTCCCAATGGGTAAGGGCCGATATAGACGGCATCATGCGCCCGGTGGCCAAATTGGGGCAAAAAATTAGAAAAGGGCAAAAGCTGGCGATGGTTGCTGACCCTTTCGGGGCCTCGGAAACCGCCATTATTTCTCCCTGTTCCGGCATTGTGATTTGCGTGAATAATTTGCCGTTGGTGAACGAGGGCGAGGCAATTTACCACATTGCCCGTTTTGACGAGCTCGGCGAAGCAGAAAAAGCCATGGACTATTTCCGCGACAGCATGGAATCAGAAGTCAGCGAAGCGGTATTGCCAGTTCACCCCTGGGATGAACTGCAAAAATAA
- a CDS encoding DUF1302 domain-containing protein gives MIKNQHAPRIWKRLPLAIAIAAGFSGYASAYTFDSEKLGGVEAQFNTTLSAGATWRTENRDKGLVGLGNGGTASSTNYDDGNLNFDRGDTVSKLVKGNSELFLSYDVDSSVLTRVGALVRGRYWYDFELKDENRQFAPLSSDGSDNASGGEILDAYIFTDWYLGNVPVSARYGNQVVSWGESTFIPGGINTINPIDVNAFRAPGAELKDALLPVEMFYISAGITENVTIEGFVQTDWEKTRIDDCGTFFSTVDFVADGCGPVWLEGDRSDAENANDSSRVLQREGDREADSKDQFGVAMRWYVPSLNNSEIGLYYTQYNSRLPYISGVVNQGTFSRTNPQYFIEYPENIDLYGISINTTTPGGWSLGAEYSFRKDMPIQANAFELITGGLQLTPQAVAVAGGLDPTTAQGNAVFNSLSSDPVSLLAKQRMREAGVTNLSALSGQDVDGYDRYDVSQAQFTLIKFFDQIMGASRMSLINEVGAVYVHGLSGRYGRSGLSGNGPVPLADNLLGWDDLCPVINLNPAYCENEGFTTDFSWGYRTRFVWDYLNAFSGVNLYPRLAWSHDVKGYAPQPGGAFNEGNKSIGFGLEAVYQNKLSADVSYTNYFGGKPYNEFRDRDFISASVSYSF, from the coding sequence ATGATAAAAAACCAACACGCGCCGCGTATCTGGAAGCGACTGCCGCTGGCGATTGCCATCGCGGCCGGCTTTTCCGGTTATGCCTCAGCTTATACCTTTGATTCAGAGAAATTGGGCGGCGTAGAAGCCCAGTTCAATACCACATTGTCTGCAGGTGCTACCTGGCGTACCGAGAACCGTGACAAGGGCCTGGTGGGCCTTGGTAACGGAGGTACAGCTTCCTCGACTAACTACGACGACGGCAACCTGAACTTTGATCGAGGCGATACGGTTTCCAAACTTGTCAAAGGCAACAGCGAACTGTTCCTCAGTTACGATGTCGACAGCAGTGTGCTCACCCGAGTAGGTGCGTTGGTGCGTGGCCGCTATTGGTATGATTTCGAACTGAAAGACGAAAATCGTCAGTTCGCGCCACTGAGCTCGGATGGCAGCGACAACGCTTCTGGTGGCGAAATTCTTGACGCCTATATTTTTACCGACTGGTATCTGGGCAATGTGCCGGTCAGCGCGCGTTATGGCAACCAGGTGGTCAGCTGGGGTGAAAGCACCTTTATTCCGGGTGGTATCAATACGATCAATCCTATTGATGTGAATGCTTTTCGTGCGCCGGGCGCTGAGCTCAAAGACGCGCTGCTACCGGTAGAAATGTTCTATATTTCGGCGGGTATTACTGAAAACGTCACTATTGAAGGTTTCGTTCAGACCGACTGGGAGAAAACTCGTATTGATGATTGTGGTACTTTTTTCTCCACAGTAGATTTTGTGGCTGATGGCTGTGGGCCCGTTTGGCTTGAGGGGGACAGAAGTGATGCAGAAAACGCCAATGACTCATCGCGGGTTCTTCAAAGGGAGGGAGACCGAGAAGCCGACAGTAAAGATCAGTTTGGCGTAGCGATGCGATGGTATGTGCCGAGTTTGAATAATTCTGAGATCGGCCTTTATTATACGCAGTATAACAGTCGCCTGCCGTATATTAGCGGTGTGGTAAATCAAGGCACATTTTCGCGGACGAATCCTCAATATTTTATTGAATATCCTGAAAATATCGATCTGTATGGAATCAGCATTAATACGACCACACCGGGTGGGTGGTCATTGGGTGCTGAATACAGCTTTCGCAAAGATATGCCGATCCAGGCAAATGCCTTCGAGCTAATTACTGGCGGTCTCCAACTTACGCCTCAGGCTGTTGCTGTTGCTGGAGGCCTCGACCCCACGACAGCGCAAGGGAATGCTGTCTTCAATTCATTATCGAGCGACCCTGTAAGTTTGTTGGCAAAACAAAGGATGAGGGAAGCCGGAGTCACCAATTTAAGCGCACTGTCGGGACAGGATGTCGATGGTTATGATCGTTACGATGTGTCCCAAGCTCAGTTTACTCTGATCAAGTTCTTTGATCAGATAATGGGCGCAAGTCGGATGTCACTGATCAATGAGGTTGGCGCCGTTTATGTGCACGGTCTGTCCGGCCGTTATGGTCGATCAGGACTAAGCGGGAATGGACCAGTACCTTTGGCGGATAATCTTCTGGGCTGGGACGATCTGTGTCCGGTAATTAACCTCAACCCCGCCTACTGCGAAAACGAAGGCTTCACCACAGACTTCTCTTGGGGCTATCGCACCCGTTTCGTGTGGGATTACCTCAACGCATTCTCTGGCGTAAACCTTTACCCGCGTCTGGCGTGGAGCCACGATGTGAAAGGCTACGCCCCGCAACCCGGTGGCGCGTTTAACGAAGGTAACAAGTCTATTGGCTTCGGCTTAGAGGCGGTGTATCAAAACAAGCTCAGTGCTGATGTCAGCTACACCAACTACTTCGGTGGCAAACCCTATAACGAATTCAGAGACCGCGATTTCATCAGCGCGAGCGTTTCCTACTCGTTCTAA
- a CDS encoding DUF1329 domain-containing protein → MKLNKKLLTTGILAASLFSMNAFAAVSDSEAAKLGDTLTLMGAEVAGNGGAIPIFAGGLTTPPAGYKNDGIYVNPFPSDTPEFTIDRSNVDQYRDNLSPGQVAMIEKYDNFVIPVYQTRRTMAYPQAVQDQTRANATTVALKEGGSGLENYQAGTPFPMPQSGVEVYWNHITRYRGGSVLRNIGQVTPTESGDFSVVRFQEELTYRTFLEDANQNLDPNVLFYFKQAIVGPARLAGNVLLVHETIDQVAEPRRAWIYNAGQRRVRRAPQVAYDGPGTASDGMRTSDNLDMMNGAPDRYNWELVGKKEMYIPYNSYKLLDRNLKYTDIVRPGHINQELARYELHRVWHVRATLKEGERHIYAQRDIYFDEDSWQAAVIDQYDGRGELWRVSEAHALQFYDRDVPWYAIETIYDVLSGRYLVLGLTNEESNPYEFGIQRQSRDYTPAALRRSGVR, encoded by the coding sequence ATGAAATTGAACAAGAAACTACTGACCACCGGAATACTTGCGGCATCGCTGTTCAGCATGAACGCATTTGCCGCAGTGTCAGACAGCGAAGCCGCCAAACTAGGCGACACGTTGACCCTTATGGGCGCCGAAGTGGCTGGCAATGGCGGCGCTATTCCGATCTTCGCGGGCGGTTTAACTACCCCGCCGGCTGGCTACAAGAACGATGGCATTTACGTCAATCCGTTCCCGTCAGACACGCCAGAATTCACCATCGATCGCAGCAACGTGGATCAGTACCGCGATAATCTGTCACCGGGCCAGGTGGCGATGATCGAAAAGTACGACAACTTCGTGATTCCGGTGTACCAAACCCGCCGCACCATGGCGTACCCGCAAGCCGTGCAGGACCAAACCCGCGCCAATGCCACCACGGTGGCATTGAAAGAAGGCGGTTCCGGGCTGGAAAATTACCAGGCCGGCACGCCTTTCCCGATGCCACAGAGTGGCGTGGAAGTTTACTGGAACCACATCACCCGTTACCGCGGCGGCTCGGTGCTGCGTAACATTGGCCAGGTAACACCCACAGAAAGCGGTGATTTCAGCGTAGTGCGGTTTCAAGAAGAGCTGACCTACCGCACCTTCCTGGAAGATGCTAACCAGAACCTTGACCCCAACGTGCTGTTTTACTTCAAACAGGCCATCGTAGGGCCGGCCCGGTTGGCAGGTAACGTGCTGCTGGTGCACGAAACCATTGACCAGGTCGCCGAACCCCGCCGTGCGTGGATTTACAACGCCGGCCAGCGTCGTGTTCGCCGTGCGCCTCAGGTAGCCTATGACGGCCCAGGCACCGCGTCTGACGGCATGCGTACCTCTGATAACCTGGACATGATGAACGGCGCCCCAGACCGCTACAACTGGGAACTGGTAGGCAAAAAAGAAATGTACATTCCGTACAACTCTTACAAGCTGCTTGATCGTAACCTCAAGTACACCGATATCGTGCGGCCTGGCCACATCAACCAAGAACTGGCCCGTTATGAACTGCACCGGGTATGGCATGTGCGCGCTACGTTGAAAGAGGGCGAGCGCCACATCTATGCCCAGCGTGACATCTACTTTGACGAAGATTCCTGGCAGGCAGCAGTGATTGACCAGTACGACGGCCGCGGCGAACTGTGGAGGGTGTCAGAAGCCCACGCTCTGCAGTTCTACGATCGTGATGTACCATGGTACGCCATTGAAACCATCTACGATGTGCTTTCTGGCCGCTACCTGGTGCTGGGCCTGACCAACGAAGAATCCAACCCTTACGAGTTCGGTATTCAGCGGCAGTCCCGTGATTACACGCCGGCAGCACTGCGCAGGTCTGGTGTGCGCTAG